In Daucus carota subsp. sativus chromosome 4, DH1 v3.0, whole genome shotgun sequence, one DNA window encodes the following:
- the LOC108203466 gene encoding spindle pole body component 110-like: protein MSTTKQESLKILVLNKADYPTWKVKIILYHEAADPDFNDRITDGPHVPKKLVPKEGTTPEHYMDKTRAEMTREERLEVLKDSKNRRALLIQDYERYETNPDEVLTDTYDHFLTLLNNLSLTGKEYEAEDSNTKFLRSLPEEWDTQSSIKRHPYDLSTVSLDEVYRLLKTRDLEIQQRKAKKVNRDKSLVLITKTRKEVSSYAEKPRNQIMNQISVTDSVSVTDNSSGDDEDDSPNEAKIQEIMACIAKGQRKVKFGRDKRKVNYKKDSSESVNEKYGSKVDWSKIKCFNCEKIGHFAKDCTKPKSDGGKGKALFTSTKDWMKSSSESEEEEVNYALVVSFEETQTTDDPSVDKVQQPVYNFKIDDTYTLKSFLKSLHLSFKTQKLENTRLRSEIENAKRGMTSYKENYE from the exons ATGTCTACAACCAAACAAGAATCACTTAAAATTCTAGTCCTCAACAAAGCTGATTATCCGACATGGAAAGTTAAGATCATACTATATCACGAAGCCGCAGATCCTGACTTCAACGACAGGATTACTGATGGTCCTCATGTGCCAAAGAAACTGGTCCCTAAAGAAGGAACGACACCAGAACACTATATGGATAAAACTAGAGCAGAGATGACACGTGAAGAAAGACTTGAAGTACTCAAAGACTCAAAG AATCGAAGAGCACTACTTATTCAAGATTATGAAAGATATGAAACAAATCCTGATGAAGTTCTTACTGACACGTATGATCATTTTCTTACTCTATTGAACAACTTATCTCTTACTGGAAAAGAATATGAAGCTGAGGATTCCAACACAAAGTTTCTCAGATCATTACCTGAAGAATGGGATACTCAGAGCTCTATCAAAAGGCATCCCTATGACCTAAGTACTGTTTCTCTGGATGAAGTGTATAGATTACTAAAAACTCGCGATTTGGAGATTCAACAGAGAAAAGCCAAGAAGGTTAATAGAGACAAGTCATTAGTACTAATAACTAAAACCAGAAAGGAAGTGAGCAGCTATGCTGAAAAGCCTAGAAATCAGATCATGAATCAAATCTCAGTTACTGATTCTGTATCAGTTACTGATAACTCTTCCggagatgatgaggatgatagTCCTAATGAAGCAAAAATACAAGAGATCATGGCATGTATAGCTAAAGGACAAAGGAAGGTGAAATTTGGAAGAGATAAAAGAAAAGTAAACTACAAGAAAGACTCTTCTGAATCAGTGAATGAAAAATATGGAAGCAAAGTTGATTGGTCAAAAATAAAGTGTTTCAACTGTGAGAAGATAGGACACTTTGCAAAAGACTGCACAAAGCCTAAGTCAGACGGAGGCAAAGGTAAGGCACTTTTTACTTCAACCAAAGATTGGATGAAATCATCTTCTGAATccgaagaagaagaagtgaaTTATGCGTTGGTGGTAAGTTTCGAGGAAACTCAAACCACAGATGATCCCTCTGTTGATAAGGTACAACAACCAGTTTACAACTTTAAAATTGATGACACATATACTCTAAAATCTTTCCTGAAATCATTGCATCTTAGTTTTAAAACACAAAAACTAGAAAACACTAGACTAAGAAGTGAGATTGAAAATGCAAAAAGAGGAATGACTTCTTATAAGGAGAACTATGAATAA